In Aspergillus nidulans FGSC A4 chromosome II, the genomic stretch AGGGTTGGGCTTGAGGCGAAGGTCGAAGTTGAGGTGGATGAGGTCGGCGAGGTAGGCGAGGTGGTGGACATATCGCGTTCTGTGTTCAATGTACTATCAGAGCTGAAATATCAGAGCTGATAATGGTTTTAGACACGGCTTCAAAAATGGGTTCCTAAAAAATTTTAGAATATAAAATTGGTAGAATATGTTGTCTCAATACTGAGAGCGAGGTTTTGGTTTTTAAACGTCGAAGCAGGAGCAACAAAGAAGGCAGGGGCGGCCACCCACCAAGCGTTGTGGAACAATAAACCAGGTTGAACCCTTGACCATAGTCCACGGGTAATTTGTATAACCTCATGCCTGACGACGCGAAAAGACGTTGTCCATTGGCGGAATGGGCTGCCATAATTCTGGCTTCAGTGTCCGGTTGATCAGCGGAGCGTGGCGACGACGTCATCGTTACGACGCGGCGCTCCACAGCGTCAGGCCACATTTCTACAATGTAACTTACTTGTTATCAGTAACCTCATAGCAAATAGGACTTCCGGTTAGTCTGGATTGCAGATTAATTGCCGTACTATCAGAATTCCTGTACCGAGTAGTTCTGGTTCTGGCGGACTAATCCCTCACGGCAAACCGATACTCCTCCCCTCGGTCCAGATACACAACCCCGCCCCCAAGTCCAGCCTTCTCGACCTGCTCTTTAAAATCACTCAGCGGACTCGCAAAGACATCGTAGTCATCGTAATGGATCGGAATCGTTACATCCGGCTTTACCAGCTGCATCAACTCCACCCCCTGCTTCCCGTCCATGGTCACCATCAGGGTTAACGGGGACATTGCCGGCGACGGCACAGTCGTCCCGCCGAGATGGATCAGCATCAAGTCAATATTATGCTCGCCGTATCGCTTGGGGATCTCCTTCAGCTCGTCGAACATCAGGGTATCCCCAGATATGTAGATGCGGTAGCCAGGCTTGAATGAAGAGGCGTCTTTACCGTGACCGAGTTCGACTATCCAGCCGTTTGTTGGGGGGATCTGGTTTTGTCAGCATGGGGAAATGAGGCTCGGGGTTAAGTCAATAAAGGTTGCCAGGTGAAGTTGCCAGAAGAGGTTTTGGTAGGTAGAGGGAGGTGGCAAAATAGATGGGAGGTTGGCAGGTGGACGTACCGCGCCGACCAACTCGTTAAGTTTCTCAACCGGTTTTGCCATAGGGATATGCTTGCCCGGCATACCGGTAACTCGTAGACTGGGCGTGTGCGCCTGCTCGGTCTCCGAGGCAATGTTTATCATCATCTGTTGAAACGGCTCGAGGTCGTATATGCTTGTGAAAGACTCCGGCCCTTTCGAGGTCAAAATCTTCTTGGCGTGGCCAGTGGTCACGATTGGAAGATTGCGCCGCAGAGATGCTTCGACGTGTTGGTCGAAATGGTCGCTTCAGATGAGGTTAGCGTTCATGGTCTGGCTTGCGGGTAAATGGCATACCCATGATAATGCGACAACAGCACCAGATCGATCCGCGGCAACTCGTGCAGGTCCACCGCGGGATTCGTCCTGCGTGCTGATGTGACGCCGGGACCCAGATGGACATGGTCGCCAGCGTGGAGGAAatttggctgcttctggTCAGGAGGACTCCGTCGTGTTGGGAGGGCTGAACGTACATCCGTCATGATCCTGACCCCTTGCCATTCTCTATCCAAAGCTTAGCATAACTACAATGCTATAGAGCAAAAAAAGCTGACATGATAGTAGTAGCCGTCCCTACGAAATAGATTGACGCATTCTCTCCACCAGGCTTGGTCGGGTGGGTGTTGCTGGCTTTGGCGACTGGCAGGTGCTCCGGTGTATCTTTCGCAGTACCGTCGCGGGTCGGCGGCTGCACCTTCTTTGGGTCTATTGTTATGTGCTGCATTTTGGTTGTTGGCTAAGTGGTCTCAAGGTTGCAAGGGATCTCAAGAGTGCTAAGTGAGAGGTTAAGCCCTCCGAGTCGGTATAGAGTTAATGGCCACACGTGAGTGTGACGTCAGGGGATACTCCGAACAGCCCCGACTCGACACTATTTCAAATAATAGGCATGCGAAATCAGTGATGTATTTGGCTAGTGCGATAAGCTAACTCATAAGAGCGTAAACAGTGACACTTGAACGAGGGCTCTGAGGCTTAAGGTAGGGCTTCGATGGCGCGAAACAGAGCACCCTATTGATAAACAGGAATCACTAGTCCTCCCAGCCTATAAACAGTATACAGCATCTGTCAAGCCCTCAGCACGAACATAGGAGAACGAGATACTATACCGGCGTCGGCGTTCCTGTTGCTGTGATCACCGACGAAGACTGCGCAACCTCAACGGCCTGCGGGATTGGCGTCGGTCCAGGCACAACATAATCTGTCAGGACCTGGTAGATGTTGATCAGAATGCCTGGGTCTGTAGGCGAGTAGAGTTCGGGCCCTGGAACACCGGCCGGCTCAGCAGTGCCCGACCCGGTGATCTTCAGATTGAAGCACTGCGGGTACAGTTGTGCCCCGTTCTGGCTACCCGCACCGTGCAGCGCGATGATCTCGTGCCGGAGCACGTAATTTCCCGGCTTGATATCGGCGGGGATCTGGACGAGCCATCCGTTTCCGTTCTCgatcagctcatcatccGCCCAGTAGCCCGGCGGAGAGGAGCCGTCAATCAGGCCGACGCCGGAGAtcttgaagaactcgagGCTGTTCTTGTCGACTGTCTGGCAGTCCCCATTGCAGGGGGCGAGATAGTCCAACACCGGGCCGTGATGTGAGTCAGGCCACGGGATAGGCTGCCACTGGATGTAAATCTTGTCTCCTGCTGCGACAGTGGCGTGCCCGCGGGCTGGGGTTGCCTCCTTATGACAGATAATCGCATCGGTGGAGGCTTCTTCGGGGGTAACGAAGCCGTTGCTCAGATTGGGGGTTTCCCAGCCGACTCCAATGGGTGGAGAGGGGCTGTAGGGGTCTTGGGATGGGAGCCAGCCCCGGTACGAGACGCCGTTGATCACGATGTTGGAGACATACCCGTGGGCGGAGGTGCGGGTGATCGTGCTGAGAAGGGTTAGGAGAAAGGAAGCAGAGCCGGCGCCTTTCATTGTTCTGGCTCAATGTCAATTTGAAGTATGTTTCAGTTGTGGTTATGGAGAAACCCTCCCTGGACATGGCCTCTGATTTATACCTCACTCGTTCCCAGCGATTGTATATCCATTAACGGGATTCCTTGTACATGAAGAATCCATATGCAGTTGAATACCGCTATTATCCTGTTTATGCAGCCGGTATCCGCTGTCGCCATTGTATACATGAGGTGTATGGAGGAATTCCATGGCCAAGGGACTTCATGATCCTTCGCCTTGACCATGATTCGTGCCCAGATATGAAAATCCCGTAAATGCACTGGCCCAGGCCGCCACTGAATGCCCTGAAGAACTGGCATGCAGGACTAGCCTCATTTCCCCACGGAGGCTGATCCTCGATTCCCGGGCCCGTTCTTCAGGACTTCCCGATTGGGAACGGAGATCGTATATCAGGGGCGGAGGACGGACCCGACGACCCCCCTCATACTTTGAAATCCCGCCCAGAGTCCAGTCGAAGTGTCCACCAGGGCCTGGGACATCAGATGATCCATTTTAGTGCTTAAGGTGGGTGCATGTGAGCCGGTTTAATCTGTTTGGTGCCACTGGAATATGAAAAGCAGTAGCAGTCTTGTTGACGCGATAAATGGCGCTATGGTGTTACTCCCAGTTTACAGACTAGTCAGCTAGATAAGTCTTTAACTATGATTTTTACCTAGGCCTGCTGGCGCATGTTCCCCAGTTCTCTGCTCGCAGACGGGCTGACATTCTTGGAGGAAGCCGTAACACTATAACCATGAAAAGTCCATTTGAACGAGCCAGAAACAATAGCTAATGTGCCCGCTACCCTGCCTCCCGCTCCTCCCGCTTATTTTGTCACTGCTCAATCCCGGTGGCGTGTTGCAGAAGGTTGACGGAGAGCATAATAGATGAAGTGCATACTAGCTGCCACGAGTACCAGTGCCGGTCACTCGCGGTATTTTCCTGTTTTGACAAGGCTTTTCCTCCCAGTCTCTGTCTGAACGAAGCACAATTCTAGGCCCTTGGCTGCTACTGTTTGCCATTCCATCTCCGCGACCCAGTTACCTCGCATCCGCGAGAACCTTCGGCCACTCCACTGGACTGGTCTTCGGCTAATATTGGCCCAGCAGAAAGTGTCCGTTGACTGTCTAGGCTATTGGGCGGCAAACTGGCATATTTCCTGGTCGGGGAAGATCGGGGCAAGGTTCAAGTAATTTTTGTCTCCATAGCGGTGGTGTCGTGACCTGTCATTGAACGTGGGCGATCTATATCCAACTGCCCAGACTCTATTTCTGCAGAGGGGACTCCAGCTCAGAAACAACGCCTTCATTCGCGCAACAACACAGCCTGTGCAATTCCTTCCAGTTGGTGTTCAGACTGATGTCTGCGCTGTTGCGTCCACGAACGACCAATGAGAGCCTTGCTCTACGGTACCCGAATGACATACGCATGCATTCTTGTCAAGGGCAAAATGTCAGGGCAAGGGTATATTTTATGCAGCCTGTCAGCTATCTCCACCGTCAACCCTGCCATTATCAGCTCTCCCCACAGCATCCTCGCGAACGTCGGCAAAAGTATCCGGCCTTACTCTTCACATTCTGACTCAATGCAAATCGACGCCCAGCATACTTCGCACCCGGTCTACCAGACCCAGGCTGCGACCGCTTGCTTACCAGCCTCATAATGCAGCTGTTTCAGCACTCTGCGCGACCTATTTGCATGAGAGTCACGGAAAATCCGGTCAATATCGGCGCAGGCTATACACCTTTGGCCGTTCGGGTGACAGTGGGAGTGGATACAGGCTCGTGCAAGTCATCTGCCGGCGCTTTCTCACACGCAGTATCTCCTCTTGATACCCCAGGGGTAATCAGCGTCCTCCTATCGAGTCAAGAAAGCGGCCCCGTTGCTTTCAAAGGCACCCAAGACAccgcgctgcagctgcaccagtATCTGCTATGTGCTATACCCCTGATAGCGACAAATGGGGTTACGGCACGTTTTGCGCAAGGATGTCCGCTGCTTCAAGCAGGAGAGAGAGATCGACCCTATCGCGTCGTCTCCCGTCCATGTTCGCTGGCTTCCGCCCCTTGCATGACGATCATCCTGGACGGCCCGCAGATCTCTTGACGAGTCCCCTCGGCTTCCGCTACAGTGCTAATCTGCATCCAGATGCCGATCCAAGGTGAGACTCTGCGGATTTGACGTGACCGAGCAGGGGTATCTTCCAACGGGCGCCGCCTCAAAGCCGTACCGCACAGGGTCAACCTGATGCCTTCCCATAGCAACGATTACTGTGTCGGATCTGTAGCATCATGGCCGGAAGCCAACAGCTATGTGTGGATTATGTGGTGATTCGGTTTTGCGCAGCGCACTCTCCTCATTGGCCAAGGCAGAGGCGTCACTGGTCTCTAAATCGGAGCTGCGTCGCCCGATGCGATGAAACCGAAGTTTTTGCTGGCTCGATTGGCGTGAATACAGGAATCTTGGCCTGCGGAAACCATGCAAAAGAAACCAGTCTGTCGCATATATCATCTACGAGTGcgaaatctcctcctcgcaTCGGTAAACAAGTCACTAAGCGAATATTATAGCACATAGAAAATTAATATTACTGACATATCTCGTGTTCCTACAGTAACCAGATATTCTAGAGGATTTTTTTATCCTCAACTGGAGCATGCTTCAGTCGTCGCCCAGTTTGCATACGCACTTATTGACCTTTCCTCTCTCTTATGATCGTGGGTCATCCAAAGATCAACCCCATTCAGCCGGTCACAAACAAAACTGATGGTTCTTTACACTGTCTAGAAAATATGATCTACGGCTATCTCAAGAACTCTCACGGACCGGTAGGTGTCTCCCGTACTAGGCTCCACCTTCCAGATAGGGTGCGACATACATTATTGGGAATGCGAACTTTCAACCTGTTCAGTTATTATTCTCTCGTCCCTCACCGGACATTGAGACTCTCAACCGCGCTGTGCCCCAATCATAGTGACGAAGTTCCAtgcatctctttctccacGATAAGGTCCATATTCAGAGAGAGGAATCAACCTTCAAACAACTCAGTTCACCCTTCGGCGTATTTATCGCAGCCATCAAATAGATTTTATGCTTTTTGGTGGAGCGGCCTACGTTGGCAGAGGGGCCATTTACCCCAACGATTTATCTCGGGCCTGGCAGAGCGCCGTAGACAACACGGTGTGCAAAGCCCGGCATCTTTAGTAGCGTTCTTCATATTACAAGTGCGGAAGTGCCAAGTTCTAGTGTTTAGCCGTAGGGTCCAGGATCA encodes the following:
- a CDS encoding MBL fold metallo-hydrolase (transcript_id=CADANIAT00005245), encoding MQHITIDPKKVQPPTRDGTAKDTPEHLPVAKASNTHPTKPGGENASIYFVGTATTIIEWQGVRIMTDPNFLHAGDHVHLGPGVTSARRTNPAVDLHELPRIDLVLLSHYHGDHFDQHVEASLRRNLPIVTTGHAKKILTSKGPESFTSIYDLEPFQQMMINIASETEQAHTPSLRVTGMPGKHIPMAKPVEKLNELVGAIPPTNGWIVELGHGKDASSFKPGYRIYISGDTLMFDELKEIPKRYGEHNIDLMLIHLGGTTVPSPAMSPLTLMVTMDGKQGVELMQLVKPDVTIPIHYDDYDVFASPLSDFKEQVEKAGLGGGVVYLDRGEEYRFAVRD
- a CDS encoding lytic polysaccharide monooxygenase auxiliary activity family 9 protein (transcript_id=CADANIAT00005246), translating into MKGAGSASFLLTLLSTITRTSAHGYVSNIVINGVSYRGWLPSQDPYSPSPPIGVGWETPNLSNGFVTPEEASTDAIICHKEATPARGHATVAAGDKIYIQWQPIPWPDSHHGPVLDYLAPCNGDCQTVDKNSLEFFKISGVGLIDGSSPPGYWADDELIENGNGWLVQIPADIKPGNYVLRHEIIALHGAGSQNGAQLYPQCFNLKITGSGTAEPAGVPGPELYSPTDPGILINIYQVLTDYVVPGPTPIPQAVEVAQSSSVITATGTPTPV